From Capsicum annuum cultivar UCD-10X-F1 unplaced genomic scaffold, UCD10Xv1.1 ctg74655, whole genome shotgun sequence, the proteins below share one genomic window:
- the LOC124894488 gene encoding probable WRKY transcription factor 11: MKKELAFQEAASTKLKTMEHLIKLVDKESVVQVDCHEITDFSVAKLNKANAVVGRTGHARFRCGPIQKERALASMSLSVVALVVMPVQTGLTLGFRVPSVNVVAGGAGDMKWKDDFGSMKNGIRSSSFLSFITG, encoded by the exons atgaaaaaggaattaGCCTTTCAAGAAGCTGCTTCAACCAAGTTGAAAACAATGGAGCATTTGATCAAGTTAGTAGATAAGGAATCGGTGGTTCAGGTGGATTGtcatgagataactgattttTCTGTTGCAAAATTGAATAAGGCTAATGCTGTGGTGGGACGGACTGGTCATGCTAGGTTCCGTTGTGGTCCTATTCAG AAAGAGAGAGCACTGGCATCAATGTCGTTGTCTGTAGTGGCGCTAGTGGTGATGCCGGTACAGACAGGGTTAACACTtggcttcagggtgccaagtgttaaTGTTGTTGCTGGTGGTGCTGGTGATATGAAATGGAAAGATGATTTTGGTAGCATGAAGAATGGGATAAGATCTTCTTCCTTCCTTTCGTTTATTACAGGCTAA